DNA sequence from the Acidobacteriota bacterium genome:
CGGGCCGCGCCTAGCCGTGGCCTGGGCGCCGCGCGGCTCGCATCGGATGGCGGTGCGCGCGGGCTACGGCATCTTTTACAACCGCGCGTTGTTGCGCACGCTGGACGATTACACGCTGACCTCGAATGCGTTGCTGGTGGATACGAACAACGCGGCGGCGGCGCGTTTGTTGACTGAATTGAGATTCCCCGCCGTGCTCGCGGCCAACGATGCGCGGGTGATGCAGTTGGGTGTGCGCGAGGCGGGCTTTTTGCGACGGCTGGGCAAGGACTTTCGCATCCCTGAAAGCTATCAGGCTTCGCTCGGCATCGAACGCGAGTTGCGGCGCGGGACAAAACTGGAGGTCAGCTACGTCTTCAATCGCGGCGCGCACCTCTGGCGCGAGATCAATGCGAATGCGGCGCGCTTGCCAGCAGGCTTTCGTGATTTTGCGGCTTATCTGACCGCGCGCGATTTCGACAACCGCGTCAACACCCAAACCGGTTTGCGGCCCATCACGACGACAGGCAATGCCGACAACGTGCGCTTCGATCTGAGCACGACGACCAGCCGCACTTTCACTGAGGCGGGCCGCTCGTTTGTGCTCTTCGGCTTGAACAATCCTTCGACCAGCAACGCGGCGGGCAGTTATCGCTCAGCGCTGGCGGCGTTGCGCAATTTGCGTCCCGACCCGGCCTTGACGCAGGTCGAAGAGTTGCAGGCGCTGGGCAACAGCGCGTATCACGGCGTCAGTGTTGAAGTGCTGCAACGCCTCAGCAAGCGCGGTTCGTTGCGCGCGTCATACACGCTGAGCAAGCTGATTGACGACGGCACACTCAACACTTCATCGCCGCTAGTGGTCGGTGATTTTCGGCGCGAGCGGGCCTTGAGCGCGTTGGATACGCGGCACCGCGTTGTGTTGAGCAGTTACTATCAATTGCCGAACTGGCTGGCGCGCTTGACGCTGGCGGGAACGTTGCAATTCAGTTCGGCGCGGCCCTTCAACATCAGCCTCGGTTCCAGCGGCAACGACCGCAATTTGGATGACGTGAATACCGACCGGCCCAATTTCAGCGGCAATAGTGAAGTGTTGAAATGGCGGCGCGCGAATGAGCCGTTGGCGAATGGCGTGGCCGAGGCGCTGACGTTGCCGACGCTGGGCACGTCGGGCAATTTGCCGCGCAATGCGGGGCGCGGGCCGAACACGTACACGTTGAATCTGCGGCTCGCGCGCGAGTTCCAAGTGGCCGAGAAGCGCCGCCTGACCTGGCAACTCGAAGCTTTCAACCCGCTCAACGCGACGGTCTTCAGCTTCGGCGCGGAGTTCGTCAATTTCAATCCGAGCAGTTTGGGCAATTTCATGGTGCCGCCGCGCACCGTCAAACCGCGCACATTGCGGCTGGGCTTGCGGTTTGAATTTTGACCTGGGTACGCACCGCTGCCAGCGTGCAGTCGTGATGAAAGACCGTTCAATGCCGAAGGGATGCCTTTCAGCATCCAGCGGTCTGCCGCCAAACCTGCACGCCGGCAGCGGTGCGTACCCAGGTGTTCACTGCCGCACACGCAACGTGAATTCAGGCGTATGCAGCAACGTATTCGCGCCCAGCGTCTGATCGCTGTTGATGGTTTGATAATTCAATTCCAGCCGGTAGGTGCCCGCCGGATAGAGGCCGCTCTGGTCATCTCCCAACTTCACCTCATAGCTTTGATGCGGCGCGATGCGAATCAGCTTGGTCGGCGAGGCGAGCAAACAAGTCGCCATGTTTTTCCAGTCGCCGCTGGCATCGCGGCGTTGCACGTCAAAGACGGTGCATTGGCTTTTGTGATCGGCGGTCTGTAACGGCAAATCAGTGTCGTTGAGGATGCGCGCGACAAACACCTGCCCGACGAATTGCGGCACTGCATCCAACAGCAGCTTGACGCTCTGGCGTGTGGGCATGGCCGTGACGCGGAAAGCGGGCGAAAGGGTGCTGAGCATCTCGCCGCTGGGAGTCGCAGGCGCGCCCGCCGTACCGAGAAAGTATTCGAAGAGCAACCGATACGCCCCCGGTTCTTTGAGCGGATTGGCGTTTTCGCCCGGCTGCAACACGACGCGCAGCGTTTCCCCTGCGCCAATCGTCACCGGCAATGACATGCGTTTCAGAAAGCATTCGCCGATGTCCCGCCAATCTTCGCCTGCCTGCCGCTGCAATCTGACGATGGAGCAATACGATTTCAGATCAAAGGCCGTGATGGGCTGCGCCGCGCCGTTGAAGATCGTCGCTGTGATCGCCTCGGCCTCGCCGTAATTGTTCTTGTCGGGATTGAGCGTGACGCCCTTGCCCGGCACAAGCACTGTCGGCAACGTCACCACGCCATCCAGTTTGGCGCGATAGGTCGGCAACGGCCCAGCCACGCGCGGATCAAGGTCCGCCGAGAGCGTCGCCAGCGCGATTTGCGGAATCGTCGGCGCGGCAAAGGTCGGCACCGGTTCCAACTGCGCTTCGATGTGTGCGGAGCGGCATTCCTTGTCGGCATCGCGGCGCACGTTCAAGCCAACGATTCCGCGCAGCGTCATTACCTGTAGGATCCGGCCATCGGGCGCGAAGATTTGCACCGTGCCCTGCACCGTCCCCAAGCCGTTGGCGTCGGTGGCGAACGTCAGGTCTTCCGAAATCAGCCGGCTGCCATCGGGGAAGGCCTCGCCTGTCTGATCGCAACTCGGATTGGCGCGCAACGTCCAGCCCAGCGCCGTGCGCGTGAGCGGGCCACCCGTGTCTTTGGAAAGAATCAGATTGTTGGATTGCGCCTGTGCACACAGCGTCAAGCTGAACGCCAGCGCCACGCTGAAGACAGACGGATCAATGCGCTTCATAAACTGCCTCCGGTTTGAAAAGGAACCTTGCTGTTTGCGACAGCAGCGGGTGGATACGGGGTTGGGTGAGTGGATGATTGTATGTTGTCTCGCGGGCGAAAGCTTAGCATAGCTGGGCGGCGGCGGGCGGGGGATTAATGAACTGCTCAAACGCCCTGAAAGGGCGCAATTCAATAGCCGTGGGCAATGCCCACGGAGCGCGCGACGAAGTCTAGCGGCCCCGAAGGGGCCGCATTTGAAGTCGAATACGGCCCCTTCAGGGCCGGAGAATTTACCCGCGCCTGTCCGTGGGCGTTGCCCACGGCTATTGAATTGCGCCCTTTCAGGGCGGGTAAACCGCGATTGCTCAGCCCAACGCCTGCCGCAATTCCTCAACCTCACCGTCGCGCCGGTGGTAGCCGGTTTGTGCAACCAGGTCGCGGGCCTGTTCCCAATGCGAGCGCGCTTGTGTTGCATCCCGCTGAGCCAGGCAGAGGCGGGCCGCTTCGAGATGGGCGTCCGCGAGGTGCAAGCGCATGGAGCCGCGCTGGGCGATGCGCAAGGCTTCGTTCACGTCCCGCCACGCCCGTGCCGCCAGCCCGGCGTCTGAACCCGCACCCGCCAGCCGCTGCCACGCGGCGCGGGCGAGCAGACCAAGCGGCAAGTAATCAAGCCGTCCGGCCTGCCGCAAACCGTCCACCGCGCGTTGCAACCATGGCCCGGCTTCGGCAAAGGCCGGGGCGGCGGCGGGCGCGGCGGGTTGCTGCGCTTCCCACAGCCAGGCGCGCCCCAGCGCAAGCTGATCCAGCGCGATGTCGAGCAGCGAATCTGATGGCACACGCCATTCAAAGAACTTCGCCGCGCGGGTGCGCATTTCCTGCCCGTGGCCTTGGGTCAGCAATAGGTCGCAGTATTGAAATCCCCGCAATGAGTAAAGGAGCGGATAAGTGGGGTCATATTCCTTTTGCAGCGTTTCGGCCTCACGAAAGGCGGCGGCGGATTCCGCTAACCGGCCTGCCTGATGCAGGGCATCCGCCAATTTGGTGCGCTCCACCATTCGCTCAAAGCTGTCGCCGCTGCGGTCGGCCAACTCGATGCATTGCTGCGCGTAAGCAAGCGCTTGCGGCAACTCGCCCAGCGTCAGCGAGAGTTCGCTGAGGTTGCGGGCGTTGATGGCGGCGTTTTTCCAGTCTTCCTGCGCAAGACGCATTTCCAACCCCGCCAGCATGGGTTGCGCCGCTGCCGGCAATTGCCCCAGAGCGCGCAGGTCAAAGCCCGCTTGATTTAGGATGAAACCTTGCTGCGCTGGCTTGAGTTCCGCCAACGGTTGCCGCCAGGGCGTGGCAAAAAAATTGCGCAGCGCGCCCAGATCAGCGCCAATCGCGCCGAGCTTTTTGATAACGAACCCTTCATTCTCTCTGTGAATCCGCCGCCAATGCACATCCCAATACGCATCATTCAACCGCCCCGCCGCGCAACCGTGCGCGATGGCGGCGAACAGCGGTTCCATTTCGGCCAGCGTATCGGGCAGGTCTTTGGCCGTGCGCGTGAGGTGTTCGTAAAGCCGGTCGTTGGCGGCGCGCCAGGCGTCGGGCGCTGTCTGTTGCAGCACGTCGCGGAAGTGTTCGCGCACCAGCGGATGAGCTTCTAACTCGTCCGGCGCGTGGTGGCTCTCAGCGTCGAGCAGCTTGTATTTGCGCAGCCGTTGCAGCGCCCGCAACCAGTTGGCCTCGTCCGTTGCGCCGATGTGATCGGTCAGTCCCGCAATCTTCGGCGCTTTACGCAACGCAGCCAGCGATGCTCCATCCGCCGTGCGGTCAAACAGGCCGAGCAGCCGCAGCACTTCGCTTTCGGCACCCGCGCCGAAACGCGCAGCCAGTGCGGCGATCACGCGGCGCGGGTGTTTGCCCGCGTCAACAGAAATGTCCAAATCGGGAATGCGCGCCGCCTCCGTAATCGAATGGCCGGTGATGTCGCGCAGGTATTCGGCCAGCAGCTTCAACGCCAGCGCGTGACTGCCGAACGATTCCGCCGCCGCCGTCAACTCTTCGTCGGTGCCGCGCACACCGCCTACGCGCAGGAACGCTCGCGCCGCGGCGGGCGAAAGGGTTTCGAGATTGAGTTGGATGAAGGCAGCGCTTGGTACGGAACGGGGAGCGTTAGCGACCTGCGCCTCGGCAATTAGCCCGCTGGCATCCATGCGTCCACTGTCAATGCTCAGGTCGCTGACGCTCCCCGTTCCGTAGCTCCCCGTTCCGTCTTCCAGCGCAGGCAGCCGTTCGCGCGTCGTGATCACACACAGCCCCGGCCCCGGACTGTTGTCGCGCGCCAACTCTTCGAGCAGCGTCAGCAAGGCCGGGTCTTTGAGCTTGCCGCGTTCGTGGGCGTGGGGCGATTGCAACGGCTCTAGGCCGTCCAGCAACAGCAACGTGCGCTGCTGACGAATCAGCGCGGCCAGGCGTTCGCCCTTGTCCCACGGCGTACCGGCGGTCGGGTCGGCGTCGCCAAACCAGCGCAGCGCCTGGTCTATGAACAAATCCGCCGAAGCCGCCCCTTGATTGATGCTGCTCGTGCCCTGGCTGTAAAACGACCAGGCGTAAACGCGCCGCGCGCCGCGATAGTTGTCGGCTTGCATGGCTTCGAGCCACTTGTTGACGAGCGTTGATTTGCCGACGCCACCCCAGGCGACGAAGCTGATGACCTTGACCTCCTGCTTTTCCCAAACCTCGTCGAGCAGGTTCAATTCCTTGTCGCGTCCGAAAACATCCATGCCGGTGCTGGGCAGCCGCGTGATGTCTATTTTTTCGGGCGCGGGCCAACGTGGCGCGGGCGGCGCTGGTGCAGGTGATGGCGGTGGCAGCGATGTTTGGTCGCCACCGCGCGAGCCGCCCAGGATGCCTTCTATGGGCAGAGCCGCGCCGGTTGCGGCTGGCGTGCCCAGGATGCCCGCGAGCAAACCGGACAGATCGCCGGGCAGGCTTTTTTCGATTAAGCCAATCAGCTTGCCGGTGGAACGTTCAGCCGATTGTTTCAATTCGATGCCCGCGAGCACGCGGTCGCAAATCTGCTCGGCCACTTGCGCAAACGGCACATCCCACTTGTTCTCGAAATCCACTGCGACGGTCTTGCCATCGCGCGGCCACATCTGTGTGTCTTTCAACCAGCGATGCACTTTCCACACGCACGGGCGCAGCAGGACGGGCAGCAAGACCATGCCTTCCTGCTCGCAACGCTTGAGCATGAACGGGACTTCTTCTTTGGCGCAAAAGTCTGAGGCCAGATAATCGGGCGAGATCAAACAGACCGAGACGGCGGCCTTTTCCATCGCGGCGCGGATTTCGGGATACCACTGATCGCCCGCGTCAATCCGGCGGTCTTCCCACACGTCGAGCACACCGGCCTGCTCCAGCGCCTTGAGCTGTGGCAACAGGCGGTCTTTCCAGAGTTCGTCTTTGTGACTGTAGCTGATGAAAACACTCGGTAATTCGGGCATTGGCGCTGCTCCTATCTTGCTTGTGGTCTCTTAGATCGGTTTTCACTTCGGTGTATGGCAAAAAGCCGCGCAGCGGGACAGTACTGAGCAAGCGGCGCTTCGGCGTTGCGTCAGTCAGCCATGCTTGACGCGCCGCTTGCTCACGCGCGCGGTACTGTCCCGGCGCGGCGCGCCTACCGTACACGCAAATGAAAACCGATCTAGGATTGCGTGTCATTCGTCGCCGAATGAAATGCCCAACTCGCGCGCCGACTTGATCACGTCAGATTCCAGCGGCACAAATTTGGTTTTGCTGATGGCTTCTTCCAGCGGGACGGTGACGATGGACGAGGCTTGCAGGGCGACCATGCAATTCTTTTCGCCGCGTGCCACGGCACGCACCGCCGCCGCGCCAAAGCGCGTCGAGAGCAGGCGGTCGGCGGGCGTGGGCATGCCGCCGCGTTGCAGATGGCCCAGCACCAGGGCGCGCGTTTCGTGTTTGGTCAGGCGGTGCAATTCGCGCGCGACCAGTTCGGCGATGCCGCCCAAACGCGGTTCCTGGCCGACTTCGGTTTGCTGATAGGTCAATTCGCCGCCAGTGGGACGGGCGCCTTCGGCGGCAACGATAATGGCGAAATTGCGTTTGTGCCGCCAACGGTCGTGAATCTTTTTAGCGATGGCCGCGTAAGCGAAAGGAATTTCGGGCAGCAAGATCACATCGGCACCGCCCGCGACACCGGCGTAAAGGGCGATCCAACCGGCGTTGCGG
Encoded proteins:
- a CDS encoding TIR domain-containing protein — encoded protein: MPELPSVFISYSHKDELWKDRLLPQLKALEQAGVLDVWEDRRIDAGDQWYPEIRAAMEKAAVSVCLISPDYLASDFCAKEEVPFMLKRCEQEGMVLLPVLLRPCVWKVHRWLKDTQMWPRDGKTVAVDFENKWDVPFAQVAEQICDRVLAGIELKQSAERSTGKLIGLIEKSLPGDLSGLLAGILGTPAATGAALPIEGILGGSRGGDQTSLPPPSPAPAPPAPRWPAPEKIDITRLPSTGMDVFGRDKELNLLDEVWEKQEVKVISFVAWGGVGKSTLVNKWLEAMQADNYRGARRVYAWSFYSQGTSSINQGAASADLFIDQALRWFGDADPTAGTPWDKGERLAALIRQQRTLLLLDGLEPLQSPHAHERGKLKDPALLTLLEELARDNSPGPGLCVITTRERLPALEDGTGSYGTGSVSDLSIDSGRMDASGLIAEAQVANAPRSVPSAAFIQLNLETLSPAAARAFLRVGGVRGTDEELTAAAESFGSHALALKLLAEYLRDITGHSITEAARIPDLDISVDAGKHPRRVIAALAARFGAGAESEVLRLLGLFDRTADGASLAALRKAPKIAGLTDHIGATDEANWLRALQRLRKYKLLDAESHHAPDELEAHPLVREHFRDVLQQTAPDAWRAANDRLYEHLTRTAKDLPDTLAEMEPLFAAIAHGCAAGRLNDAYWDVHWRRIHRENEGFVIKKLGAIGADLGALRNFFATPWRQPLAELKPAQQGFILNQAGFDLRALGQLPAAAQPMLAGLEMRLAQEDWKNAAINARNLSELSLTLGELPQALAYAQQCIELADRSGDSFERMVERTKLADALHQAGRLAESAAAFREAETLQKEYDPTYPLLYSLRGFQYCDLLLTQGHGQEMRTRAAKFFEWRVPSDSLLDIALDQLALGRAWLWEAQQPAAPAAAPAFAEAGPWLQRAVDGLRQAGRLDYLPLGLLARAAWQRLAGAGSDAGLAARAWRDVNEALRIAQRGSMRLHLADAHLEAARLCLAQRDATQARSHWEQARDLVAQTGYHRRDGEVEELRQALG